The nucleotide sequence GGATGATGCTTAGTGCCTCTTTGACGAACAATGATATTTCCGGCTATTGCCTTCTGTCCACCAAAGATTTTCACCCCGAGTCTTTTACTTTCTGACTCTCTTCCATTTCTCGAACTACCTACACCTTTCTTGTGTGCCATGAGATTTTATCCTTTAATGTCTTCGATCAAAATTTTAGAAAATTGTTGACGGTGACCGTTTTTCACACGGTACCCTTTTCTTCTCTTCTTTTTGAACACGATCACTTTATCATCTTTCACATGCTCAAGAATCTTAGCAGAAACTTTGGCTCCTTTCACAGTAGGTGCTCCTACCTTCACTTTACCATC is from Marinobacter alexandrii and encodes:
- the rplU gene encoding 50S ribosomal protein L21; protein product: MYAIVDIAGKQYKAEKDKFLYAPLMEGKEGAKVDFDKVLLVDNDGKVKVGAPTVKGAKVSAKILEHVKDDKVIVFKKKRRKGYRVKNGHRQQFSKILIEDIKG
- the rpmA gene encoding 50S ribosomal protein L27 → MAHKKGVGSSRNGRESESKRLGVKIFGGQKAIAGNIIVRQRGTKHHPGENVGLGKDHTIFALSDGVVKFHKGKKDRSYVSVEPSAE